From a region of the Methylocystis hirsuta genome:
- a CDS encoding alpha/beta fold hydrolase, which translates to METFLSDGVEIAYVDFEPLTEDRREPIVLVHGFASTHAVNWLFTQWVKTLTEDGRRVIVFDNRGHGRSAKLYDPAQYSLDLMAADIVHLLDHLSIPRADVMGYSLGGRIGTVLALTAPERVRSLILGGIGENLIENSGLPRGLAEAMEIERIEDIDDSTLKIFRGFAEATRSDLAALAACVRGARKSVEPELLARITAPVLICVGTRDDVAGDPLPLAEFFPNARVVDIPGRDHNRAVGDRIYKQAVLEFLDTRP; encoded by the coding sequence ATGGAAACGTTCCTGTCGGACGGCGTCGAGATAGCCTATGTGGATTTCGAGCCTTTAACGGAAGATCGTCGCGAACCGATCGTCCTCGTGCATGGCTTCGCCTCGACCCATGCCGTGAACTGGCTGTTCACGCAATGGGTCAAGACGCTGACCGAAGACGGGCGCCGGGTCATCGTCTTCGACAACCGCGGCCATGGTCGCTCCGCCAAGCTGTACGATCCGGCGCAATACAGTCTCGACCTGATGGCCGCCGACATCGTGCATCTGCTCGACCATCTGTCGATCCCGCGCGCCGACGTCATGGGCTATTCGCTCGGCGGACGCATCGGCACGGTGCTGGCGCTGACCGCGCCCGAGCGCGTGCGCTCCTTGATCCTCGGCGGCATCGGCGAAAATCTCATCGAGAACTCCGGCCTGCCGCGCGGCCTCGCCGAAGCCATGGAGATTGAGCGCATCGAGGACATTGACGATTCGACGCTCAAAATCTTTCGCGGCTTCGCCGAAGCCACCCGCAGCGACCTCGCCGCCCTCGCCGCCTGCGTGCGCGGCGCCCGCAAGTCCGTCGAGCCCGAGTTGCTCGCGCGCATTACCGCGCCGGTGCTGATCTGCGTCGGCACGCGCGATGACGTCGCCGGCGACCCGCTCCCGCTGGCCGAGTTCTTCCCCAACGCCCGCGTGGTCGATATTCCCGGCCGCGACCACAACCGGGCCGTCGGCGACAGAATCTATAAGCAGGCGGTGCTGGAGTTCCTGGATACGCGGCCTTAA
- the thrS gene encoding threonine--tRNA ligase, giving the protein MVAVTFPDGASRQFEPGVSGVDIAKSISPSLAKRSVAMTLDGALVDLASPVARDARIEFVTREDPRALELIRHDAAHVLAEAVQELYPGTQVTIGPVIENGFYYDFFRAEPFTLEDLPAIEKKMREIVARDAKITREVWDRDDAKQWFLTKGEIFKGELIDAIKSDEPLSIYRQGQWLDLCRGPHLPSVGKVGTAFKLMKVAGAYWRGDSTKPMLSRIYGTAWTTQEELDAYLHRLEEAERRDHRRLGREMDLFHFQEEGPGAIFWHPKGWALFQNVISYMRRRLKADYQEVNAPLLLDKSLWETSGHWEWFRENMFVSQPAREQTDEDRLYAIKPMNCPGHIQIFKHGLKSYRDLPLRMAEFGVVHRYEPSGALHGLLRVRAFTQDDAHVFCTEAQMAEECLKINDLILSTYADFGFEEVVVKLSTRPEKRVGSDEAWDEAEAIMTRVLSDIEAGSGGRIKTGINPGEGAFYGPKFEYTLRDAIGREWQCGTTQVDFNLPSRFGAYYIGPDSEKKTPVMIHRAIFGSLERFTGILIEHFAGHLPLWLSPLQIVVCTITQDADDYAYEVAAAARKLGLAVEVDARNEKITYKVREHSLAKVPVLLVAGKKEAAERTISMRRLGSQAQTQLSLEEALKRLAEEATPPDMRG; this is encoded by the coding sequence ATGGTAGCAGTAACATTCCCCGACGGGGCGTCCCGTCAGTTCGAGCCCGGCGTGTCGGGCGTCGACATCGCCAAGAGCATCTCTCCCTCTCTCGCCAAGCGTAGCGTCGCCATGACGCTCGACGGCGCGCTCGTCGACCTCGCAAGCCCGGTCGCGCGCGACGCTAGAATCGAATTCGTCACGCGCGAAGATCCGCGTGCGCTTGAGCTGATCCGCCACGACGCCGCGCATGTGCTGGCGGAGGCGGTTCAGGAGCTTTATCCTGGCACGCAGGTGACGATCGGCCCGGTCATCGAAAACGGCTTCTATTACGATTTCTTCCGGGCCGAGCCGTTCACGCTCGAAGACCTGCCGGCGATTGAAAAGAAGATGCGCGAGATCGTCGCGCGCGACGCCAAGATCACGCGCGAAGTCTGGGATCGCGACGACGCCAAGCAGTGGTTTCTGACCAAGGGCGAGATTTTCAAGGGCGAACTCATCGACGCGATCAAGTCCGACGAGCCCTTGAGCATCTATCGGCAGGGCCAATGGCTCGATCTCTGTCGCGGTCCGCATTTGCCTTCCGTCGGCAAGGTCGGCACGGCCTTCAAGCTGATGAAGGTCGCGGGCGCATATTGGCGCGGCGATTCGACGAAGCCGATGCTGTCGCGCATCTACGGCACGGCCTGGACGACGCAGGAGGAGCTCGACGCCTATCTGCACCGGCTCGAGGAAGCCGAGCGGCGCGACCACCGCCGCTTGGGGCGCGAGATGGACCTCTTCCATTTTCAGGAGGAAGGCCCCGGCGCGATCTTCTGGCACCCGAAGGGCTGGGCGCTGTTCCAGAACGTCATCTCCTACATGCGCCGGCGCCTGAAGGCCGACTACCAGGAAGTCAACGCGCCGCTGCTCCTCGACAAGTCGCTGTGGGAGACCTCCGGCCACTGGGAGTGGTTTCGCGAGAACATGTTCGTCTCGCAGCCGGCGCGCGAACAGACGGATGAAGATCGGCTGTACGCGATCAAGCCGATGAACTGTCCTGGCCATATCCAGATCTTCAAACACGGCCTGAAGTCCTACCGCGATCTGCCGCTGCGCATGGCGGAGTTCGGCGTCGTGCATCGCTATGAGCCGTCCGGCGCGCTGCATGGCCTGTTGCGCGTGCGCGCCTTCACGCAGGATGACGCGCATGTCTTCTGCACCGAAGCGCAGATGGCGGAAGAATGCCTCAAGATCAACGATCTTATTTTGTCGACCTACGCCGATTTCGGCTTCGAGGAAGTGGTCGTGAAGCTCTCGACGCGTCCCGAAAAGCGCGTCGGCTCCGACGAGGCCTGGGACGAGGCCGAGGCGATCATGACGCGCGTCCTGAGCGACATCGAAGCGGGCTCGGGCGGACGTATCAAGACGGGCATCAATCCGGGCGAGGGCGCCTTCTACGGCCCGAAGTTCGAATATACGCTGCGCGACGCCATCGGCCGCGAGTGGCAATGCGGCACGACGCAGGTCGACTTCAACCTGCCGTCGCGCTTTGGCGCCTATTACATCGGGCCGGACAGCGAGAAGAAGACGCCGGTCATGATCCATCGCGCGATCTTCGGGTCGCTCGAACGCTTCACCGGCATTCTGATCGAGCATTTCGCCGGACATCTGCCGCTGTGGCTGTCGCCGCTGCAGATCGTCGTCTGCACGATCACGCAGGACGCCGACGACTACGCCTATGAGGTCGCCGCCGCGGCGCGAAAGCTCGGACTTGCGGTCGAGGTCGACGCGCGCAACGAGAAGATCACCTACAAGGTGCGCGAACATTCGCTGGCGAAGGTTCCCGTGCTGCTCGTCGCCGGCAAGAAAGAGGCGGCCGAGCGCACGATCTCGATGCGCCGCCTGGGTTCGCAGGCGCAGACTCAGCTTTCGCTCGAAGAAGCGTTGAAGCGGCTTGCGGAGGAAGCGACGCCGCCGGATATGCGGGGCTAA
- a CDS encoding DUF1186 domain-containing protein → MDASAILEKFTSYEDLPSEALRAASARRAEMTPFFLEEIEKYLAASSEERDGPTPLFFIFFLLGEWREKSAYRSLARLLRISSDDIHALLDDGVTEASHRVMAAVFDGDPEPLFDIILDSQADEYIRSRMCEVLAMLVVAGELSKDRVASFLAEAFGRLPKDEEECFVWNGWMDAIAALGLTEMRPLVAQAFERGWISPSWTDIQHFDRDLAHAAANPDRPFYSDAGDMTLWGDTVEELSTWYGFSERYKEDRERARIRSELGPFGENFPEPYVNPSRDVGRNDPCPCGSGKKYKKCCLT, encoded by the coding sequence ATGGACGCGAGCGCGATTCTCGAAAAATTCACCTCCTATGAAGACCTGCCAAGCGAGGCGCTGCGCGCCGCTTCCGCTCGTCGGGCGGAGATGACCCCCTTCTTTCTTGAGGAGATCGAGAAATACCTCGCCGCCTCAAGCGAAGAACGGGATGGTCCGACGCCCCTTTTCTTCATCTTCTTCCTGTTGGGCGAGTGGCGCGAAAAATCCGCCTATCGATCTCTGGCGCGTCTGCTGCGCATTTCGAGCGACGACATTCACGCTTTGCTCGACGACGGCGTTACGGAAGCGTCTCATCGGGTGATGGCGGCGGTGTTCGACGGCGATCCCGAACCCTTGTTCGACATCATCCTCGATTCGCAAGCCGACGAATATATCCGCTCGCGCATGTGCGAGGTTTTAGCGATGCTTGTCGTCGCCGGAGAATTGTCGAAAGATCGCGTCGCCTCGTTCCTCGCCGAGGCGTTCGGCAGGCTTCCCAAGGACGAGGAAGAATGTTTCGTCTGGAACGGCTGGATGGACGCCATCGCCGCGCTGGGCCTCACTGAAATGAGGCCGCTTGTCGCGCAGGCGTTCGAGCGCGGCTGGATCAGCCCGTCCTGGACGGACATACAGCATTTCGACCGCGATCTCGCGCACGCCGCGGCCAATCCCGACCGCCCCTTTTATTCCGACGCCGGCGACATGACATTGTGGGGCGATACGGTTGAAGAGCTTTCCACCTGGTATGGCTTCTCCGAACGATACAAGGAAGATCGGGAGCGGGCGCGCATCCGCTCCGAGCTTGGACCTTTTGGAGAAAATTTTCCGGAACCTTACGTCAATCCGTCGCGCGATGTCGGGCGCAATGATCCCTGCCCGTGCGGCAGCGGCAAGAAATACAAGAAGTGCTGTTTGACCTGA
- the rpmB gene encoding 50S ribosomal protein L28, with the protein MSRRCELTGKGVQSGNLVSHSNRKTKTRFLPNLVNVTLASEALARSVRLRISAAALRSVEHRGGLDAFLVKAKSEELSQNARTLKREIEKKQAAPSA; encoded by the coding sequence ATGTCCCGCCGTTGCGAGCTGACCGGAAAGGGCGTGCAGTCCGGCAATCTCGTCAGCCATTCCAATCGGAAGACGAAGACCCGCTTTCTGCCCAATCTCGTCAATGTGACGCTCGCCTCAGAGGCGCTGGCGCGTTCGGTGCGGCTGCGCATCTCCGCCGCGGCGCTGCGCTCGGTCGAGCATCGTGGCGGGCTTGACGCCTTCCTCGTGAAGGCGAAGAGCGAAGAGCTCTCGCAGAACGCCCGAACGCTCAAGCGCGAAATCGAGAAGAAGCAGGCTGCGCCGAGCGCTTAA
- a CDS encoding DUF6653 family protein — MLRSNWIEMRGQVFDEMWRRHANRRSVYTRFAAIPAAIAAGWSRVWLDWWAVAPIGSVVLWLVVNPFIFRPIDRPAHWIEKGVLGERLWLGRNEAAAVYKWSLRVLLLLGLVGLAGMIAGMVTLNLWLAIGGALVVMVAQIVRLRRFADIYNLYISNL; from the coding sequence TTGCTCAGGAGCAATTGGATCGAGATGCGCGGGCAGGTTTTTGACGAAATGTGGCGGCGCCACGCCAATCGCAGGAGCGTCTACACGCGCTTTGCGGCGATCCCAGCCGCTATTGCCGCGGGTTGGAGCCGCGTTTGGCTAGACTGGTGGGCGGTCGCGCCGATTGGTTCCGTCGTGCTTTGGCTGGTCGTCAATCCATTCATATTCAGGCCGATCGACAGGCCGGCGCATTGGATCGAGAAGGGCGTATTGGGTGAGCGGCTTTGGCTCGGGCGAAATGAGGCCGCTGCGGTTTACAAGTGGAGCTTGCGCGTGCTGCTGCTTCTTGGGCTCGTTGGCCTCGCCGGGATGATTGCAGGCATGGTTACGTTGAACCTGTGGCTCGCAATTGGCGGGGCGCTCGTCGTGATGGTCGCGCAAATCGTGCGGCTCAGACGCTTTGCTGATATATACAATTTATACATCAGCAATCTATAG
- the cysE gene encoding serine O-acetyltransferase gives MGAETREVGAKIIDFAQNDPLFARLRAEAEDVLRREPELGGFLHPAILSQNGVLGVVAHRVAQRLDRPEAPYIAIRQAFEECAAREPGLVEAFRADLLAVLERDPACTRLIEPALYFKGFHALQTYRLAHWLWKNGRSDFALILQSLSSQTFQVDIHPAAVIGKSVFIDHATGVVIGATSVVEDEVSMLHGVTLGGTGKARGDRHPKVRRGVLIGAGAKILGNIEIGRCAMIAAGSVVLDPVPANKTVAGVPARIVGEARCAEPALAMDQMLAYLDAGM, from the coding sequence ATGGGCGCCGAAACGCGCGAAGTTGGCGCGAAAATCATCGACTTCGCCCAGAACGACCCGCTGTTCGCGCGGCTGCGCGCGGAGGCGGAGGATGTGCTGCGCCGCGAGCCGGAGCTCGGCGGCTTCCTGCATCCGGCGATCCTGTCGCAGAACGGCGTCCTGGGCGTCGTCGCGCATCGCGTGGCGCAGCGTCTCGACCGTCCGGAGGCCCCCTATATCGCGATCCGCCAGGCGTTCGAAGAATGCGCCGCGCGCGAACCTGGACTGGTCGAGGCGTTCCGCGCCGATCTGCTCGCCGTGCTTGAGCGCGATCCCGCCTGCACAAGGCTGATCGAGCCGGCGCTGTATTTCAAAGGTTTCCATGCGCTGCAGACCTACCGGCTGGCGCATTGGCTGTGGAAAAACGGCCGCAGCGACTTCGCGCTGATCTTGCAGAGCCTCTCGTCGCAGACCTTCCAGGTCGACATCCACCCCGCCGCGGTGATCGGCAAGAGCGTCTTCATCGACCACGCCACCGGCGTCGTCATCGGCGCGACCAGCGTCGTCGAGGACGAAGTGTCGATGCTGCACGGCGTGACGTTAGGGGGCACCGGCAAGGCGCGCGGCGACCGCCATCCCAAGGTCAGGCGCGGCGTGCTGATCGGCGCCGGCGCGAAAATCCTCGGCAATATCGAAATCGGCCGCTGCGCCATGATCGCCGCGGGCTCCGTCGTGCTCGACCCGGTGCCCGCCAACAAGACCGTCGCCGGCGTGCCGGCCCGCATCGTCGGCGAGGCGCGCTGCGCCGAGCCGGCGCTTGCCATGGATCAAATGCTGGCCTATCTCGACGCCGGCATGTGA